From the Candidatus Peribacteria bacterium genome, one window contains:
- the uvrA gene encoding excinuclease ABC subunit UvrA — translation MDSIVVKGAKMHNLKNIDVTIPRNKLTVITGVSGSGKSTLAFDTIFAEGQRRYVESLSAYARQFISQMEKPEVDSIEGLSPAISIDQKTAPRNPRSTVGTVTEVYDYMRLLWAKIGKVHCPECNRLLERQSSSQIVETIANMTEGKKIYLLAPLIEGRKGEHLKILDAIRREGFVRVRIDGQVMTTDEEVTLDPKKAHSIDIVVDRLVVRDLAVKENEANPHRSRLADSVELCLKKSEGSIIVLDADTNNEVRFSESFVCPEHPEKQVPDLEPRSFSFNSPHGACDECHGLGSILQVDEGSIVPNENLTLAEGAIHPWTTSASRMGFMIHILESLAAATGFSMSTPWKSLKDEHKKIILHGYEHPLMVKMDGRFDATYKTTYEGVIGNLQRRHNETDSSYVRSQIEEYMLELPCPVCKGQRLKKEILGVTVGDKNIVAATDMSIDEAETFFSALIPGDAKNPKKATDMHLSPYEFTIVKKVLQEIVARLTFLQNVGLTYLTLSRSASTLSGGEAQRIRLATQIGSALEGVLYVLDEPSIGLHQRDNARLIDTIVKLRDLGNTVIVVEHDEETMEAADYLLEIGPGAGKYGGSVVAQGLPSELINNKDSITGQYLSGKRSIEIPKKRRTGNGKFIEVKDAHHHNLRHVDVSLPLGTFIGIAGVSGSGKSSLIHGILAPELLHRLNKAHTRAQNVGSFNGIQHLDKAIVIDQSAIGRTPRSNPATYTGIFTDIRDLFAATPEAKLRGYQPGRFSFNVKGGRCEECEGDGLKRIEMHFLPDVFVTCEVCHGRRYNRETLEVTYKGKNISEALNMNVKEAIEFFSSISTLKKKLQTLEDVGLSYLHLGQSATTLSGGEAQRVKLATELLRRSTGQTFYILDEPTTGLHFEDIRKLLEVLQRLVDKGNTVLVIEHNLDVLKTVDYVVDLGPDGGSGGGFIVATGTPEEVAKVEKSYTGQYLKKMLDKQKAKK, via the coding sequence ATGGATTCCATAGTCGTGAAAGGTGCCAAGATGCACAACCTTAAAAATATCGATGTCACCATCCCGCGCAACAAGCTGACGGTGATTACCGGTGTGTCCGGATCCGGCAAGTCGACACTTGCGTTCGATACGATTTTCGCAGAAGGTCAGCGCCGCTACGTGGAGTCCCTCTCCGCGTACGCCCGCCAGTTCATTTCCCAGATGGAAAAGCCGGAGGTTGATTCTATTGAAGGCCTATCCCCTGCCATTTCTATTGATCAAAAAACTGCGCCAAGAAATCCACGCTCTACGGTGGGAACGGTGACAGAAGTCTACGACTACATGCGTCTCCTCTGGGCAAAAATCGGAAAGGTGCACTGTCCGGAATGTAACCGTCTCCTTGAGCGCCAGTCCTCCAGTCAGATTGTAGAAACGATCGCCAATATGACCGAAGGCAAAAAAATCTACCTGCTGGCACCGCTTATAGAAGGAAGAAAGGGGGAGCACCTGAAAATTCTTGATGCCATCCGCCGGGAAGGATTTGTCCGCGTGCGCATCGACGGTCAGGTGATGACGACGGATGAGGAAGTGACACTTGATCCGAAAAAAGCCCACAGTATTGATATCGTGGTCGACCGTTTGGTCGTACGCGATCTTGCCGTGAAAGAGAATGAGGCAAACCCGCACCGCTCCCGTCTGGCAGATTCTGTGGAGCTCTGTTTAAAGAAGAGCGAAGGATCGATCATTGTGCTGGATGCTGATACGAATAACGAAGTCCGTTTCTCCGAGTCTTTTGTCTGTCCGGAGCATCCGGAGAAACAGGTGCCGGACCTCGAGCCGCGCAGCTTCTCGTTCAACTCTCCGCACGGAGCCTGTGACGAGTGTCACGGACTCGGGTCCATTCTGCAGGTCGACGAAGGATCAATTGTGCCGAATGAAAACCTGACACTCGCGGAAGGCGCCATCCATCCGTGGACCACATCCGCCAGCCGCATGGGATTCATGATCCACATACTTGAATCTCTCGCTGCAGCAACCGGGTTCAGCATGTCGACTCCATGGAAATCCCTCAAAGATGAGCACAAGAAAATTATTCTGCACGGATACGAACATCCGCTGATGGTGAAAATGGACGGCCGTTTCGATGCCACCTATAAAACAACGTACGAAGGAGTGATTGGTAACCTGCAGCGCCGCCACAATGAAACAGATTCGAGTTACGTCCGCAGCCAGATTGAGGAATATATGCTGGAGCTGCCCTGTCCGGTCTGTAAAGGCCAGCGCTTGAAGAAAGAGATTCTCGGCGTCACGGTGGGTGACAAGAATATCGTCGCTGCAACGGATATGAGTATTGATGAAGCAGAAACATTCTTCTCCGCTCTCATCCCGGGTGATGCAAAAAATCCGAAGAAGGCAACCGACATGCATCTCAGCCCGTACGAGTTCACGATTGTGAAAAAGGTCCTACAGGAAATTGTGGCACGTCTGACATTTCTCCAGAACGTCGGACTCACCTACCTCACCCTGTCGCGCTCCGCTTCCACACTCTCCGGAGGAGAGGCGCAGCGCATCCGCCTGGCAACGCAGATCGGATCGGCGCTTGAAGGAGTGCTATACGTGCTGGATGAGCCGTCCATCGGACTGCATCAGCGTGATAATGCCCGTCTGATTGATACGATTGTGAAACTGCGCGATCTCGGCAACACGGTGATTGTGGTGGAACATGATGAAGAAACCATGGAAGCCGCAGACTATCTGCTGGAAATCGGACCGGGTGCGGGTAAGTACGGAGGAAGCGTCGTCGCACAGGGCCTGCCGTCTGAGCTCATCAACAATAAAGATTCTATTACGGGTCAGTACCTGAGTGGCAAGCGCTCGATCGAGATTCCGAAAAAGCGCCGCACCGGCAACGGAAAATTCATTGAGGTGAAAGATGCCCATCATCACAACCTCCGCCATGTGGATGTCTCTCTCCCGCTCGGCACATTCATCGGTATTGCAGGAGTCTCCGGCTCCGGAAAATCGAGTCTCATTCACGGCATTCTCGCGCCGGAACTTTTGCACAGACTCAACAAAGCACACACCCGTGCCCAGAACGTCGGCAGTTTCAATGGCATCCAGCATCTCGACAAGGCAATCGTGATCGACCAGTCCGCTATCGGACGCACGCCGCGCAGTAACCCCGCCACCTATACAGGTATCTTTACCGATATCCGCGATCTCTTTGCCGCCACACCGGAAGCAAAACTCCGCGGCTACCAGCCGGGCCGCTTCAGCTTCAACGTGAAGGGCGGACGCTGCGAGGAATGTGAGGGTGACGGTCTGAAGAGAATTGAAATGCACTTCCTGCCGGACGTGTTTGTGACCTGCGAAGTCTGTCACGGCCGCCGCTACAACCGTGAAACACTGGAAGTGACGTACAAAGGAAAGAACATCAGCGAAGCGCTGAACATGAACGTGAAGGAAGCGATCGAATTCTTCTCCTCGATTTCCACGCTGAAGAAAAAACTCCAGACACTCGAAGACGTGGGACTCAGCTACCTGCACCTCGGCCAGAGTGCGACCACCCTCTCCGGAGGTGAAGCGCAGCGCGTGAAGCTCGCAACCGAACTGCTCCGCAGATCCACAGGACAGACATTCTATATTCTCGATGAGCCGACCACGGGTCTGCACTTCGAAGATATCCGCAAACTCCTTGAGGTCCTGCAGAGACTTGTCGATAAGGGTAACACCGTGCTTGTGATTGAGCATAACCTCGATGTGCTGAAGACCGTCGACTACGTGGTGGATCTCGGACCGGACGGCGGATCGGGTGGTGGATTCATTGTTGCAACCGGTACACCGGAAGAAGTCGCAAAAGTCGAGAAGAGCTACACGGGGCAGTATCTGAAGAAAATGCTCGATAAGCAGAAGGCGAAGAAATAA